GGGGGCCGGCGCCGGCAAGGATGCGGTCAGCCTCGCCGGGCTCGCGGCCGCGGGCGAGACGGGAAGCCTCTTCGTGCAGACCCTGCGGAGCGATCTGGAGCGCTCGGGATGGTTCAAGATCGACCCGGCGGGGCAG
The DNA window shown above is from Lentisphaerota bacterium and carries:
- a CDS encoding Tol-Pal system protein TolB, which gives rise to MKRFSLMIAVVGLVTAVWGADIVVRGAGAGKDAVSLAGLAAAGETGSLFVQTLRSDLERSGWFKIDPAGQ